The following are encoded in a window of Salvelinus fontinalis isolate EN_2023a chromosome 40, ASM2944872v1, whole genome shotgun sequence genomic DNA:
- the LOC129839086 gene encoding zinc finger protein 271-like isoform X2, translating to MSSLSYSSPDKEEDVCCTEKEALVKEEEEEEAVTVKEEEKDVTVNEEKDAFRVKEEEEDAVFGVEDEVKEDEDVFGMKDEEGEITVTLEEDEEEKTGELTNTSKYRERSDYRGSSGEPQQPHDADKAEKSLSTSEHLKKHQRRPTGKKSHRCSDCGKRFTSSAGIKIHQRIHTGEKSYSCDQCEKSFTTSSHLTVHQRTHTGEKPYSCDQCEKSFTTSSHRTVHQRTHTGEKYFSCAQCEKSFTTSSHLAVHQRTHTGEKPHSCNQCGKRYTDKRNLITHQKIHCQNRNDKML from the exons ATGAGCTCACTAAGCTACTCTTCTCCTGATAAAGAAGAGGATGTCTGCTgtacggagaaagaagctctggtgaaagaggaggaggaagaggaggctgttacagtgaaagaagaagagaaagacgttacagtgaatgAAGAGAAAGACGCGTTCagggtgaaagaggaggaggaagatgccgTTTTTGGAGTGGAGGATGAAGTGAAAGAAGATGAAGATGTTTTTGGAATGAAGGATGAAgagggggagattactgtcacattagAGGAGGACGAAGAAGAGAAGACTGGAGAACTGACtaacaccagtaaataca gagagagaagtgactatcgtggatcctctggggagcctcaacaacctcatgatgctgacaaggcagagaagagtctctccacatcagaacacctcaagaaacaccagcggagacccacagggaagaaatctcaccgctgctctgactgtgggaagagattcacctcctcagcaggcattaaaattcatcagagaatccacacaggagagaaatcatatagctgtgatcaatgtgagaagagttttactacatctagccatctgactgtacaccagagaacacacacaggagagaaaccttatagctgtgatcaatgtgagaagagttttactacatctagccatcggactgtacaccagagaacacacacaggagagaaatattttagctgtgctcaatgtgagaagagttttactacatctagtcATCTggctgtacaccagagaacacacacaggagagaaacctcatagctgtaatcagtgtgggaagagataCACTGATAAAAGAAATCTGATTacacatcagaaaatacattgtcAGAACAGAAATGACAAGATGTTATAA
- the LOC129839086 gene encoding zinc finger protein with KRAB and SCAN domains 3-like isoform X3, with amino-acid sequence MSSLSYSSPDKEEDVCCTEKEALVKEEEEEEAVTVKEEEKDVTVNEEKDAFRVKEEEEDAVFGVEDEVKEDEDVFGMKDEEGEITVTLEEDEEEKTGELTNTSKYSECYLNRDIDLINTSKYRERSDYRGSSGEPQQPHDADKAEKSLSTSEHLKKHQRRPTGKKSHRCSDCGKRFTSSAGIKIHQRIHTGEKSYSCDQ; translated from the exons ATGAGCTCACTAAGCTACTCTTCTCCTGATAAAGAAGAGGATGTCTGCTgtacggagaaagaagctctggtgaaagaggaggaggaagaggaggctgttacagtgaaagaagaagagaaagacgttacagtgaatgAAGAGAAAGACGCGTTCagggtgaaagaggaggaggaagatgccgTTTTTGGAGTGGAGGATGAAGTGAAAGAAGATGAAGATGTTTTTGGAATGAAGGATGAAgagggggagattactgtcacattagAGGAGGACGAAGAAGAGAAGACTGGAGAACTGACtaacaccagtaaatacagtgagTGCTATCTTAACAGGGACATTGAcctgattaacaccagtaaataca gagagagaagtgactatcgtggatcctctggggagcctcaacaacctcatgatgctgacaaggcagagaagagtctctccacatcagaacacctcaagaaacaccagcggagacccacagggaagaaatctcaccgctgctctgactgtgggaagagattcacctcctcagcaggcattaaaattcatcagagaatccacacaggagagaaatcatatagctgtgatcaat
- the LOC129839086 gene encoding zinc finger protein 271-like isoform X1: protein MSSLSYSSPDKEEDVCCTEKEALVKEEEEEEAVTVKEEEKDVTVNEEKDAFRVKEEEEDAVFGVEDEVKEDEDVFGMKDEEGEITVTLEEDEEEKTGELTNTSKYSECYLNRDIDLINTSKYRERSDYRGSSGEPQQPHDADKAEKSLSTSEHLKKHQRRPTGKKSHRCSDCGKRFTSSAGIKIHQRIHTGEKSYSCDQCEKSFTTSSHLTVHQRTHTGEKPYSCDQCEKSFTTSSHRTVHQRTHTGEKYFSCAQCEKSFTTSSHLAVHQRTHTGEKPHSCNQCGKRYTDKRNLITHQKIHCQNRNDKML from the exons ATGAGCTCACTAAGCTACTCTTCTCCTGATAAAGAAGAGGATGTCTGCTgtacggagaaagaagctctggtgaaagaggaggaggaagaggaggctgttacagtgaaagaagaagagaaagacgttacagtgaatgAAGAGAAAGACGCGTTCagggtgaaagaggaggaggaagatgccgTTTTTGGAGTGGAGGATGAAGTGAAAGAAGATGAAGATGTTTTTGGAATGAAGGATGAAgagggggagattactgtcacattagAGGAGGACGAAGAAGAGAAGACTGGAGAACTGACtaacaccagtaaatacagtgagTGCTATCTTAACAGGGACATTGAcctgattaacaccagtaaataca gagagagaagtgactatcgtggatcctctggggagcctcaacaacctcatgatgctgacaaggcagagaagagtctctccacatcagaacacctcaagaaacaccagcggagacccacagggaagaaatctcaccgctgctctgactgtgggaagagattcacctcctcagcaggcattaaaattcatcagagaatccacacaggagagaaatcatatagctgtgatcaatgtgagaagagttttactacatctagccatctgactgtacaccagagaacacacacaggagagaaaccttatagctgtgatcaatgtgagaagagttttactacatctagccatcggactgtacaccagagaacacacacaggagagaaatattttagctgtgctcaatgtgagaagagttttactacatctagtcATCTggctgtacaccagagaacacacacaggagagaaacctcatagctgtaatcagtgtgggaagagataCACTGATAAAAGAAATCTGATTacacatcagaaaatacattgtcAGAACAGAAATGACAAGATGTTATAA